From a region of the Gordonia sp. PP30 genome:
- a CDS encoding SDR family oxidoreductase has product MVSWHRSTVSNDEVEIAVFELDSPGSGKADRPTVILVHGWPDTHHLWDRVAPLLGDDLRVIAYDTRGYGESTRPEQVEAYALTHLADDLFDVIDAVSPGRPVHLLAHDWGSVQTWEAVTRPGAQQRIKSFTSVSGPNLDYLGEWARANLAHPTPGNLARALSQVASSAYTGFFQLPVLPQLFFSAVGSEKLWTEFLHVIEGTPRENVSLGDTLKQDMVSGLRFYSANIRQKLAHPDPRPTDVPVLEVVNDRDIALRPAIYQYTHTHASKLWRKDSPTGHWLPYTKPGYVAATAREFIDLIENGTSSAPNTIDRARRLGPPQRLGGKLAVITGAGSGIGRETAYALAELGCEVVLADINVDGAEETATECKAKGVLTSVYPLDVSSTEAVDEFAESVRAAHGVPDIVINNAGIALAGSALAASDAQVDRILAINLRGVISGSRAFGRQMVERGVGGHIVNLSSASAFTPQRDMALYSATKAGVLMFCESLRAELAEHRIGVTAICPGIVHTNITAATEIAGVDDEAGNRKRIDDFYARRGFTPDKVARDIVKAILANKAVVPVTPEAKFGYRSYRFFPWASRIAARAKLAK; this is encoded by the coding sequence ATGGTTTCCTGGCACCGCTCCACCGTGTCGAACGACGAGGTCGAGATCGCGGTCTTCGAGCTCGACTCCCCCGGCTCCGGCAAGGCCGACCGGCCGACGGTGATCCTGGTCCACGGCTGGCCCGACACCCATCACCTGTGGGATCGCGTCGCGCCCCTGCTCGGCGACGACCTCCGCGTCATCGCGTACGACACCCGCGGATACGGCGAGAGCACCCGCCCCGAGCAGGTCGAGGCCTACGCGCTCACGCACCTCGCCGACGACCTGTTCGACGTGATCGACGCCGTCAGCCCCGGCCGGCCGGTCCACCTGCTGGCGCACGACTGGGGCAGCGTGCAGACCTGGGAGGCGGTGACCCGGCCCGGCGCGCAGCAGCGCATCAAGAGCTTCACCTCGGTGTCCGGCCCCAACCTGGACTACCTCGGCGAGTGGGCGCGCGCCAATCTGGCGCATCCGACGCCCGGCAACCTCGCCCGCGCCCTGTCGCAGGTCGCGTCGTCGGCGTACACCGGCTTCTTCCAGTTGCCGGTACTGCCGCAGCTGTTTTTCTCGGCCGTCGGCTCGGAGAAACTGTGGACCGAGTTCCTGCACGTCATCGAGGGCACCCCGCGCGAGAACGTGTCACTCGGCGACACCCTGAAGCAGGACATGGTGTCCGGCCTGCGTTTCTACAGCGCCAACATCCGGCAGAAGCTGGCCCACCCGGATCCGCGGCCCACGGACGTACCGGTGCTCGAAGTGGTCAACGACCGCGACATCGCGCTGCGCCCGGCGATCTACCAGTACACGCATACCCACGCGAGCAAGCTCTGGCGCAAGGACAGCCCCACCGGCCACTGGCTGCCGTACACCAAGCCCGGGTACGTCGCCGCGACCGCGCGCGAGTTCATCGACCTGATCGAGAACGGCACGTCGAGCGCCCCGAACACCATCGACCGGGCGCGCCGGCTCGGCCCGCCGCAACGACTCGGCGGCAAACTGGCCGTGATCACCGGCGCGGGCAGCGGCATCGGCCGGGAAACCGCGTACGCGCTCGCCGAGCTCGGGTGCGAGGTGGTGCTCGCCGACATCAACGTCGACGGCGCCGAGGAGACCGCCACCGAGTGCAAGGCCAAGGGCGTCCTGACCAGTGTGTACCCGCTCGACGTGTCGAGCACCGAGGCCGTCGACGAGTTCGCCGAGTCGGTGCGCGCGGCCCACGGCGTACCCGACATCGTCATCAACAACGCCGGTATCGCACTCGCCGGTTCCGCGCTGGCGGCGTCCGACGCCCAGGTCGACCGCATCCTGGCGATCAATCTGCGCGGCGTGATCTCGGGCAGCCGCGCCTTCGGCCGCCAGATGGTCGAGCGCGGCGTCGGCGGCCACATCGTGAACCTCTCGTCGGCATCCGCGTTCACCCCGCAGCGCGACATGGCGCTCTACTCGGCCACCAAGGCCGGCGTGCTGATGTTCTGCGAGTCGCTGCGCGCCGAGCTGGCCGAACACCGCATCGGCGTCACCGCGATCTGCCCCGGCATCGTGCACACCAACATCACCGCCGCCACCGAGATCGCCGGGGTCGACGACGAGGCCGGCAACCGCAAGCGGATCGACGACTTCTACGCGCGCCGCGGCTTCACCCCGGACAAGGTGGCACGCGACATCGTGAAGGCCATCCTCGCCAACAAGGCCGTCGTTCCGGTGACCCCGGAGGCCAAGTTCGGCTACCGCTCCTACCGGTTCTTCCCGTGGGCGTCGCGTATCGCCGCCCGGGCCAAGCTCGCGAAGTAG
- a CDS encoding DUF1361 domain-containing protein translates to MTDPRFFVLLAALAGTSALTAVLGVTDPAAPLSYPSRFLIWNLFLAWIPLAFALAFAVVRRRIWLLPLGLLWLAFLPNAPYLITDLVHLREGYDLWRHVLQYGVAAWTGIMLGVVVTGTLDWVRDPLSSVESTGVAAAIAAFLALAYLTVWSYEALAAPPRTGGSY, encoded by the coding sequence CTGACCGATCCCCGGTTCTTCGTCCTGCTCGCCGCGCTGGCCGGCACGTCGGCGCTCACCGCGGTCCTCGGCGTCACCGATCCGGCCGCACCCCTCAGCTATCCGAGCCGGTTTCTGATCTGGAACCTGTTTCTCGCGTGGATACCGCTGGCCTTCGCCCTCGCGTTCGCGGTCGTGCGCCGCCGGATCTGGCTGCTGCCGCTCGGCCTCCTGTGGCTCGCGTTTCTGCCCAACGCGCCGTATCTGATCACCGATCTGGTGCACCTCCGCGAGGGTTACGACCTGTGGCGCCACGTGCTGCAGTACGGGGTGGCCGCCTGGACCGGGATCATGCTCGGCGTGGTGGTGACCGGGACTCTCGACTGGGTGCGCGATCCCCTCTCGTCCGTCGAATCCACCGGTGTCGCCGCGGCGATCGCCGCCTTCCTCGCCCTGGCCTATCTGACGGTGTGGTCGTACGAGGCGCTCGCCGCCCCACCGCGGACAGGCGGATCGTACTGA
- a CDS encoding metal-dependent hydrolase: MTRHPNQSTPETDPGKVELHARNVRFDLSAAPLHWIPGHPVASNFITVLNLLLPEGERWFVQTFNEALPMIKDEALAADMRGFIGQEAMHAEAHDKAVVEWLNRHGIETKAYTDQMEWIFRRALGPRDGGTPEQRQKHLIERLWLIAAIEHYTAILGDFALNCSWAEAGADPNMTDLFTWHGAEEVEHRAVAHDAAAYFADSMVHRARAMALALPFLALLLVRGFRFIMNSDDSVNIGMIGKFTGYWRGGRANVLPKIRHLLLATFTYFRPTFQPTDIGDTAQAVAYLASSPGARQAV; encoded by the coding sequence ATGACCCGGCACCCGAACCAGTCCACTCCGGAAACCGATCCGGGCAAGGTGGAGCTGCACGCCCGCAACGTCCGCTTCGACCTCTCGGCGGCCCCGCTGCACTGGATCCCCGGCCATCCGGTCGCGTCCAACTTCATCACTGTGCTGAATCTCCTTCTCCCCGAAGGCGAGCGCTGGTTCGTGCAGACCTTCAACGAGGCGCTGCCGATGATCAAGGACGAGGCCCTCGCCGCCGACATGCGCGGATTCATCGGGCAGGAGGCGATGCACGCCGAGGCGCACGACAAGGCCGTCGTGGAGTGGCTGAACCGCCACGGCATCGAGACCAAGGCGTACACCGACCAGATGGAGTGGATCTTCCGGCGCGCCCTCGGCCCGCGCGACGGCGGCACCCCGGAACAGCGGCAGAAGCACCTGATCGAGCGGCTGTGGCTGATCGCCGCGATCGAGCACTACACCGCGATCCTCGGCGACTTCGCCCTGAACTGTTCGTGGGCGGAGGCCGGCGCCGACCCGAACATGACCGATCTGTTCACCTGGCACGGCGCCGAAGAGGTGGAGCACCGCGCCGTCGCGCACGACGCCGCGGCGTATTTCGCGGACAGCATGGTCCACCGGGCGCGGGCGATGGCCCTGGCACTGCCGTTCCTGGCCCTGCTCCTGGTGCGCGGCTTCCGCTTCATCATGAACTCGGACGACTCGGTGAACATCGGCATGATCGGCAAGTTCACCGGGTACTGGCGCGGTGGGCGGGCGAACGTGCTGCCGAAGATCCGGCATCTCCTGCTGGCCACCTTCACCTACTTCCGGCCGACCTTCCAGCCCACCGACATCGGTGACACCGCGCAGGCCGTGGCCTATCTCGCCTCATCCCCGGGTGCCCGGCAGGCGGTCTGA
- a CDS encoding pyridoxal phosphate-dependent aminotransferase codes for MSRPHVSHQNLNLRTLEQSDKLKNVCYEIRGPVHEHAARMEAEGHRILKLNIGNPALFGFEAPDVIMRDMIHALPFSQGYSDSLGVLPARRAIVTRYELISEFPYFDVDDVLLGNGVSELITMTMQALLNDGDEVLIPSPDYPLWTAMTALSGGTPVHYKCDEAADWNPDLADIEAKITDRTKAIVVINPNNPTGAVYSREVLAGIVEIARRHSLLILADEIYDKILYDDAVHTSIASLAPDMLVLTFNGLSKAYRVCGYRAGWVVITGPKDHAKGFIEGLHTLASTRLCSNVPGQHAIQVALGGYQSIDALCAPGGRLYEQRTVTVDKLNEIPGVSCVTPKGALYAFPKLDPNVHEIHDDEKFVQDLLLQEKILVVQGSGFNLDDTAHFRIVTLPWAQDLSEAIDRIGNFLSSYRQ; via the coding sequence GTGAGCCGACCGCATGTATCCCACCAGAACCTGAACCTGCGCACCCTCGAGCAGTCCGACAAGCTCAAGAACGTGTGCTACGAGATCCGGGGACCGGTGCACGAGCACGCGGCGCGCATGGAGGCCGAGGGCCACCGCATCCTGAAGCTCAACATCGGCAACCCCGCCCTGTTCGGCTTCGAGGCCCCCGACGTGATCATGCGCGACATGATCCACGCCCTGCCCTTCTCGCAGGGCTACTCCGACTCGCTCGGCGTGCTCCCGGCCCGCCGCGCCATCGTCACGCGCTACGAGCTGATCAGCGAGTTCCCCTACTTCGACGTCGACGACGTGCTGCTCGGCAACGGGGTCTCCGAGCTGATCACCATGACCATGCAGGCGCTGCTGAACGACGGCGACGAGGTGCTGATCCCCTCGCCCGACTACCCGCTGTGGACGGCGATGACCGCGCTCTCCGGCGGCACGCCCGTGCACTACAAGTGCGACGAGGCCGCCGACTGGAATCCCGACCTCGCCGACATCGAGGCCAAGATCACCGACCGCACCAAGGCGATCGTCGTGATCAACCCGAACAACCCGACCGGCGCCGTCTACTCGCGCGAGGTGCTGGCCGGGATCGTCGAGATCGCCCGCAGGCACTCGCTGCTGATCCTGGCCGACGAGATCTACGACAAGATCCTGTACGACGACGCCGTGCACACCTCGATCGCCTCGCTGGCCCCCGACATGCTGGTGCTCACCTTCAACGGCCTGTCCAAGGCCTACCGGGTGTGCGGCTACCGCGCCGGCTGGGTCGTCATCACCGGTCCGAAGGACCACGCGAAGGGCTTCATCGAGGGCCTGCACACCCTGGCGTCGACCCGGCTGTGCAGCAACGTCCCCGGCCAGCACGCCATTCAGGTGGCGCTCGGCGGCTACCAGTCGATCGACGCGCTGTGCGCCCCGGGCGGCCGGCTGTACGAGCAGCGCACCGTCACGGTCGACAAGCTCAACGAGATCCCCGGCGTCAGCTGCGTCACGCCGAAGGGCGCGCTCTACGCGTTCCCCAAGCTCGATCCGAACGTGCACGAGATCCACGACGACGAGAAGTTCGTCCAGGACCTGTTGCTCCAGGAGAAGATCCTGGTGGTCCAGGGCAGCGGCTTCAATCTCGACGACACCGCGCACTTCCGGATCGTCACGCTGCCGTGGGCGCAGGACCTGTCCGAGGCCATCGACCGGATCGGCAACTTCCTCTCGTCGTACCGGCAGTAG
- a CDS encoding exodeoxyribonuclease III — protein sequence MVMVQLRGPGDDGGFEVASFNVNGIRAARRRGFGDWLAHRGPEVVAIQELRCGAADVGGFPGYHAAYDVGSIPGRNGVAVLTRVEPVAVRSWDVTPPVARGLGEFATEGRYLEVDLADRPLTVASLYLPKGGLPADLQKPGSMREKPDGGAKHARKMRFLAAFARELDRNRRAALRAGREFLLVGDLNIAHREHDVTNWRPARKMEGFLPEEREWFGSIIGPRRLIDVVRRLHGDRPGPLTWWSWAGESFTKDVGWRIDHQLATPGLARRARSVRVDKEPAADRRLSDHAPLVVRYAEA from the coding sequence ATGGTCATGGTGCAGCTGCGCGGACCGGGCGACGACGGTGGGTTCGAGGTCGCGTCGTTCAATGTGAACGGGATCCGGGCGGCGCGCCGCCGGGGGTTCGGCGACTGGCTGGCGCATCGCGGACCCGAGGTGGTCGCGATCCAGGAGTTGCGGTGCGGCGCCGCCGATGTCGGTGGGTTCCCCGGCTATCACGCGGCGTACGACGTCGGATCGATCCCGGGCCGCAACGGGGTGGCCGTACTGACCCGGGTGGAGCCGGTGGCGGTGCGCAGCTGGGATGTGACGCCGCCGGTGGCGCGGGGACTGGGCGAGTTCGCCACCGAGGGCCGCTACCTCGAAGTGGACCTGGCCGATCGGCCGCTGACCGTCGCCTCGCTGTATCTGCCCAAGGGCGGTCTGCCCGCGGACCTGCAGAAGCCCGGGTCCATGCGCGAGAAGCCGGACGGCGGCGCCAAGCACGCGCGCAAGATGCGTTTCCTCGCCGCCTTCGCGCGTGAGCTGGACCGGAACCGCCGGGCGGCGCTGCGGGCCGGCCGGGAGTTTCTGCTGGTGGGGGATCTGAACATCGCCCATCGCGAACACGATGTGACCAACTGGCGGCCGGCGCGCAAGATGGAGGGCTTTCTGCCCGAGGAGCGGGAATGGTTCGGCTCGATCATCGGGCCGCGGCGGCTGATCGACGTGGTGCGCCGCCTCCACGGCGACCGGCCGGGCCCGCTCACCTGGTGGAGCTGGGCGGGCGAGAGCTTCACCAAGGATGTCGGATGGCGGATCGACCACCAGCTCGCGACGCCGGGGCTGGCGCGCCGTGCGCGGTCGGTGCGGGTCGATAAGGAGCCCGCGGCGGACCGGAGGCTGTCCGATCACGCACCGTTGGTCGTGCGGTACGCCGAGGCCTGA